A portion of the Pseudarthrobacter defluvii genome contains these proteins:
- a CDS encoding alpha-ketoacid dehydrogenase subunit beta → MSPTITTSSEANGNVSAATARAAASAAASAEAAGPQPVTMAKALNTALADAMSVDSSVLVFGEDVGLLGGVFRITDGLTATFGEQRCFDTPLAESGIVGMAVGMAINGMRPVIEMQFDAFAYPAFEQIVSHVAKMHNRTKGMVKLPMVIRIPYGGGIGGVEHHCDSSESYYAHTAGLKVYTPATVADGYRMLREAIDSDDPVVFMEPKKMYWTKDSVDLGELRRLHGSRAEGTTAGLGSGGRASVARPGTDATLIAYGPSVPTALAAAEAAALEGRSLEVIDVRTIVPFDDETVSASVRKTGRAVVIAEAHGFASVSSEIVARVQERCFHYLAAPIRRVTGFDVPYPAPKLEKYYLPGVDRILDAVDDLQWEN, encoded by the coding sequence GTGAGCCCCACCATCACCACCTCATCCGAGGCCAACGGCAACGTTTCCGCCGCCACGGCCCGCGCCGCCGCCTCGGCTGCAGCGTCCGCCGAAGCCGCGGGGCCGCAGCCGGTCACCATGGCCAAGGCCCTTAACACCGCGCTCGCCGACGCGATGTCCGTCGATTCCTCCGTGCTGGTTTTCGGCGAGGACGTAGGGCTCCTGGGCGGTGTCTTCCGCATCACCGACGGCCTCACCGCCACGTTCGGCGAGCAGCGCTGCTTCGACACCCCGCTGGCCGAGTCCGGCATCGTCGGCATGGCCGTGGGCATGGCCATCAACGGGATGCGCCCCGTGATCGAGATGCAGTTCGACGCGTTCGCGTACCCGGCCTTCGAGCAGATCGTCAGCCACGTGGCCAAGATGCACAACCGCACCAAGGGCATGGTCAAGCTGCCCATGGTCATCCGCATCCCCTACGGCGGCGGCATCGGGGGAGTGGAGCACCACTGCGACTCCTCCGAGTCCTACTACGCCCACACCGCGGGCCTGAAGGTCTACACCCCGGCCACCGTGGCGGACGGCTACCGCATGCTCCGCGAGGCGATTGACTCCGACGATCCGGTTGTGTTCATGGAGCCAAAGAAGATGTACTGGACCAAGGATTCGGTGGACCTGGGCGAGCTGCGCCGGCTCCACGGCTCCCGTGCGGAAGGTACGACGGCGGGGCTTGGCTCCGGGGGGCGGGCCTCCGTCGCGCGTCCCGGCACCGACGCGACGCTGATTGCCTACGGTCCGTCCGTGCCCACCGCTTTGGCTGCCGCGGAGGCGGCTGCGCTGGAGGGGCGCTCGCTGGAAGTGATCGACGTGCGGACCATCGTCCCCTTCGACGACGAGACCGTGTCCGCTTCCGTCCGGAAGACCGGCCGGGCCGTGGTGATCGCCGAGGCCCACGGCTTCGCGTCCGTGTCCTCGGAGATCGTGGCCCGGGTGCAGGAGCGCTGCTTCCACTACCTGGCCGCCCCGATCCGCCGCGTGACCGGGTTCGACGTCCCGTATCCGGCGCCCAAACTCGAGAAGTACTACCTGCCCGGCGTGGACCGCATCCTCGACGCCGTTGACGACCTTCAGTGGGAGAACTGA